A window of Roseateles sp. XES5 genomic DNA:
CCGAGGACATGCGCACCCGCATTTCCGGCCTGATGGGCGAAGGCGCATCGCTCTCGATCTCCGATACGGGCCTTGGCCCGGAGACCGGCGACGGCACCGATTTCATCACCGTCACCCGCAAGGTGCAGAAGGCGGATGCCGGGATCGTCACCGGCAAGAAGAAGAAGAAAAAGAAGTCCTCGGTCTCGGTCATCAATTGACGGGGACGGAAGGCGCGGTCTTCGAGGTCGAGGAGGTCTTCACCGAAGAGGACGGCCTCCTCGTCCTCTCCCTCGGCTTCGCCTCGCCCGACGATCCGCTCGACGTGCTGCACATCGCCTGCGGCCAGAGCCGCAGCGGCGTCGAACCGCCGCCCGTCGAGGACCTTCTCTATCTCGAGCGCACCGATCAGGACCTTGCCTGCGACGGACGCGAGGTCATCCGCCTCACCGCCCATCCCGAGAGGATCGAGCTTTTCCTGACGGAGAACGGCGCCGACGCGCTCGGCCTGCCGGCCCATAGCGTCTTCCTGTTCACGCGCTATCCGGCGCTCGCCCCCGTGGCGCACGGCATGCTCGCGGCCATGCGGTCGGCCGTGCAGGATCAGATCGCGGTATCGCCGTCCGCCGCGTCGGCAAGATAGAGGCCGATGAGCCGGACGAGGCCGGTTTCGACTGCGGGATCGGCGAGCGTGCCCCGGCGCGCGGCATTGTGGACGATGCCGTCGATGGCATCCGACAGAAGCACGGCCTTCTGCCCGTCCTCCGGGCGCGCAACACCGCCCCGGCAGGCCGCGATGGCCTTGGCATAGAGGCCGAGAAATTCGATCTCGAAATCGCTCTTCGGGTCGCGATAGGCCTCCGAGGCCGGCGCCTCGTCGAGCAGGACGCGGTGCAGGCCCGGATAGCGGCTATGGGCCTCGATCATGCCGCGCGCGACCGTCGCGGCGAAGGCGGCCGACGACAGGCCTTCGGCACCGGCCTTCTGCAGGACGGCGAGACTGTCGGCCAGATGACGGCCGCGGATCGCGTCGATTAGCGAAAGCTTGTCGGGAAAATACTGGTAGAGCGAGCCGATGCTGACCCCGGCGATCTCGGCCACCCGGTTCGTGGTGAAGCCGGCCCATCCCGCCTCGCTCAGGATGCGAGCACCGGCGTCGACAATGGCGTCGACCGTCAGGCGGGAACGGGCCTGTCGCGGCGCCTTGCGCATCGTCGGGCGCGTCTTTGCAATGCGAGTAGACATCGGGTCCCGCCCTGCCAGAATGTGAGCATATTGCTCACATTCCATAGAACCGGAAGGACCGACGCGATGCAAGGCCTTTACCGCTACAATGCCTGGGCGAATGCCGCGCTCTTCGAGACGTTGCGGACGCTCGACCCGCAGCGCCACGCCGCCGAGCGTCGGACCGCGCTGCGGCTGGTCAATCATCTGCACATCGTCTCGCGCATCTTCGCCGCCCATCTTGCGGGCGTCCCGCACGGCTACAGCGCCGACAACACGGAGGAAACGCCTGAACTTGAGGCGCTGCACGCCGCCCTTGCCGCATCCGACCGATGGTATTGCGACTATCTCCGGACCGTCCCGCCCGCCGCCCTGTCGGAGGCGATCCCGTTTCAATTCACCGACGGCGACAGCGGCCGGATGACCCGGGCGGAAATGCTGGCCCATGTGGTCCTTCACGCCGGCTATCATCGCGGCGAGGTCGGCCGCCTGCTCTGGCAGATCGGCATCACCCCGCCCTGGGACACCTTCGCCGTCTACCTGCACCAGAGCGAGCCGGCGCGTCGATCCGGGGCCGTCGCCGGCTAGGGCAACGCCGCTTCAGGGCGCCTCCAACGCCCGCCGTCTCAAATCGGAGCGCTTCGCGTTCTTGGGAATGCTCTTCGAAAGAGATCCGGGACGTCCAGGATTTTTTCTGGGTCGGCTGGCTCATATCCCCAGCACCCCTTGTCCAATATGAAGCAGAAAGGACTTTTTGGTCTATTGACCATCCTATTCATATGAAGATCGATCCTGCGTGCCTTGCCATTAACGTATTGGAACAACTCGAAAGCATTACCCTGATCGCCACGTTTCCAGAGCGTCGTATTTCTGTCCATACGCAATTCGATGCGGTTGCCAGGCAGCACCGGGCGCTCGTTCAGGGATTTTCGAACAAGGCAGCCACCTTCTGATACCCTTGTGGCAGTACGGTTTGTATCCGCTTTCCCTTGCCTCGTTGAAAGCGGACGATGTTCAGCCACTAGCCTTGCCTCAAGTTCAAGGCATCCAAACCTCCCGGAGCGGCGTACGACAGTAGGGAAGATGTCATCCAACAGGATCATCTCATCGAAATTGTAAGCACCCATCAATGTGAGGCTGCCTTGATAGGACCCAACAACCGAGAGCACTCTGGGAAGTGGATAGGATGGAGCCTTACGCTCAATGGCTGCCAGGGCGGCATCCTCTTTTTCTACATTCCGTGCGACCCAGGCATTTGTCTCGTAATGCACAACAAATGGCATAATGATCAAGAGTGCACCGAGGATGCGATAGAATAACCCCGACCCCAGCCATATTACCA
This region includes:
- a CDS encoding TetR/AcrR family transcriptional regulator, whose amino-acid sequence is MSTRIAKTRPTMRKAPRQARSRLTVDAIVDAGARILSEAGWAGFTTNRVAEIAGVSIGSLYQYFPDKLSLIDAIRGRHLADSLAVLQKAGAEGLSSAAFAATVARGMIEAHSRYPGLHRVLLDEAPASEAYRDPKSDFEIEFLGLYAKAIAACRGGVARPEDGQKAVLLSDAIDGIVHNAARRGTLADPAVETGLVRLIGLYLADAADGDTAI
- a CDS encoding DinB family protein is translated as MQGLYRYNAWANAALFETLRTLDPQRHAAERRTALRLVNHLHIVSRIFAAHLAGVPHGYSADNTEETPELEALHAALAASDRWYCDYLRTVPPAALSEAIPFQFTDGDSGRMTRAEMLAHVVLHAGYHRGEVGRLLWQIGITPPWDTFAVYLHQSEPARRSGAVAG